A window from Ramlibacter pinisoli encodes these proteins:
- a CDS encoding gamma-glutamylcyclotransferase, producing MTLPVQPIRDPAPMLERTLADWGGHDDLWVFGYGSLIWKPEFTYAERRPARVNGWHRALKMWSRINRGTPDCPGLVFGLLSGGSCQGMAFRIPRADGREVLTALWAREMLMGVYDPRWLACQTPHGPVKALAFTLSRKSPSHTGVLSEDQYRRIFNDACGKYGTTLDYAARTLEELRRHNIRDRHLERLLQLVGRLQA from the coding sequence ATGACCCTTCCCGTCCAGCCGATCCGGGATCCGGCGCCGATGCTGGAGCGGACACTGGCCGACTGGGGCGGCCACGACGACCTCTGGGTGTTCGGCTACGGCTCGCTCATCTGGAAGCCCGAGTTCACGTACGCCGAACGCCGCCCCGCCCGGGTCAACGGCTGGCACCGCGCCCTCAAGATGTGGAGCCGCATCAACCGCGGCACGCCCGACTGTCCCGGGCTGGTCTTCGGCCTGCTCTCCGGGGGCAGCTGCCAGGGCATGGCGTTCCGCATTCCCCGGGCCGACGGCCGCGAGGTGCTCACGGCCCTGTGGGCGCGCGAGATGCTGATGGGCGTGTACGACCCGCGCTGGCTCGCCTGCCAGACGCCGCACGGCCCGGTGAAGGCGCTGGCCTTCACCCTCTCGCGCAAGAGCCCCAGCCACACCGGCGTGCTGAGCGAGGACCAGTACCGGCGCATCTTCAACGACGCCTGCGGCAAGTACGGCACCACGCTCGACTACGCTGCGCGCACGCTGGAGGAACTCAGGCGCCACAACATCCGCGACCGCCACCTGGAACGGCTGCTGCAGCTGGTGGGGCGCCTGCAGGCCTGA
- a CDS encoding thiol-disulfide oxidoreductase DCC family protein — MIVVFDAKCLLCSRWVKFILKYDRRGVLRFASIQGEAGQALLTEAGLRVDQLQTLLLVDGKRSWQHTAAILRVLHALGWPWRAAWLGWLVPAPIRDAAYRLVARNRYALFGRSETCLIPPADYSKRFLD, encoded by the coding sequence ATGATTGTCGTTTTCGACGCCAAGTGCCTGCTGTGCAGCCGCTGGGTGAAATTCATCTTGAAGTACGACCGGCGTGGGGTGCTCCGCTTTGCGTCGATCCAGGGTGAAGCGGGTCAAGCCCTGCTCACCGAGGCCGGACTTCGTGTCGACCAGCTGCAGACGCTGCTGCTCGTCGACGGCAAGCGCAGCTGGCAGCACACCGCGGCCATCCTGCGGGTCCTGCATGCGCTGGGTTGGCCCTGGCGTGCCGCGTGGCTGGGGTGGCTCGTTCCGGCCCCGATACGAGACGCCGCCTATCGTCTCGTGGCGCGAAACCGCTATGCGCTGTTCGGGCGGTCCGAGACGTGCCTGATACCGCCTGCGGACTATTCCAAGCGGTTCCTGGACTGA
- a CDS encoding DUF4166 domain-containing protein — MKPPSLYQQVMGPQFAQLPSPLQHFHALAGAHVLSGWVEVEAPASRAARLLARCLGAPLNAHQGPIRFELEAGAAEEVWTRHFPGKTMRSRLTQAAGHIVERLGFAQLRFGLEGDVDMLEMKLVQLRFLGVPCPRWLLPAVVAEETATPGQLHFRVKASLPLIGVVASYRGYLKLPAEVCQ, encoded by the coding sequence TTGAAGCCACCGTCCCTGTATCAGCAAGTCATGGGACCGCAGTTCGCCCAGCTCCCGTCGCCGCTGCAGCACTTCCATGCTCTAGCAGGCGCGCACGTGCTGAGCGGCTGGGTGGAGGTCGAGGCGCCAGCCTCGCGCGCTGCGCGACTTCTGGCGAGGTGCCTGGGGGCACCGCTGAACGCCCACCAAGGACCCATTCGGTTCGAGCTCGAGGCCGGCGCAGCGGAGGAAGTCTGGACGCGACACTTTCCTGGGAAGACGATGAGGTCGCGGCTGACCCAGGCTGCCGGACACATCGTGGAGCGCCTGGGCTTCGCGCAGCTTCGGTTCGGGCTCGAGGGCGACGTCGACATGCTGGAGATGAAGCTCGTCCAGCTGCGCTTTCTGGGGGTGCCTTGCCCCCGCTGGCTGCTGCCGGCCGTCGTGGCGGAAGAAACTGCAACGCCCGGCCAGCTTCACTTCCGGGTCAAGGCTTCACTTCCGTTGATCGGCGTGGTCGCCAGCTATCGCGGATACCTGAAGCTGCCTGCCGAGGTGTGCCAATGA
- a CDS encoding saccharopine dehydrogenase family protein: MPEFRVLVLGGYGFFGRRLVKRLSRLSGSRIQVAGRSLAAAQALVQELQQGTRARLEAVTVDAQDPGLESTLRRLAPTVMVNASGPFQGADYRLPAACIRAGVHYADLADGRDYVTGIDGLHEAALAAGVTVTSGASSVPALSGAAVDFLAKDLSCVQAIDVGISPGNRTERGLSTVRGILTYCGKPLPAGGSAKVFGWTGARRRAYPSPVGTRLLSPCDVPDLTLFPLRYSGAPEVRFGAGLELEFLHRGMNLLAWMARRGLVRDWSRHATLLKRAADLFKTWGSDAGAMHVQVQGLDRTGSKVTRTWQLVATEGHGPFVPTLAAAAFVRKIQAGALQPGASACVGILDLEDFMREMQGLAIRTEGFA; the protein is encoded by the coding sequence ATGCCCGAGTTCCGCGTTCTCGTCCTGGGGGGCTACGGCTTCTTCGGACGAAGGCTTGTCAAGAGACTTTCACGTCTTTCCGGTAGCCGCATTCAGGTGGCCGGGCGCTCCCTGGCAGCAGCCCAGGCGCTTGTGCAAGAGCTGCAGCAGGGGACACGTGCCCGGCTGGAGGCGGTGACTGTCGACGCACAAGACCCTGGACTCGAGAGCACGTTGCGCAGGCTCGCTCCAACCGTGATGGTCAACGCCTCCGGACCGTTTCAAGGCGCCGACTACCGGTTGCCTGCAGCGTGCATACGAGCAGGAGTCCATTACGCCGACCTGGCCGATGGGCGCGACTATGTCACCGGCATCGATGGCCTCCACGAGGCAGCTCTGGCGGCCGGAGTGACCGTCACCAGCGGTGCAAGTTCAGTGCCGGCATTGTCGGGAGCAGCGGTCGACTTCCTGGCGAAGGACCTCTCCTGCGTCCAGGCCATCGACGTGGGCATCAGCCCTGGAAATCGCACGGAACGCGGACTGTCCACCGTTCGCGGCATCCTGACGTACTGCGGGAAACCGCTGCCTGCTGGTGGCTCGGCGAAGGTCTTCGGCTGGACTGGCGCCCGGCGGCGAGCGTATCCCTCCCCCGTCGGGACACGGCTGCTGTCACCCTGCGACGTGCCGGACCTCACGCTGTTTCCGCTCCGATACAGCGGGGCCCCGGAGGTGCGCTTCGGTGCGGGCCTGGAGCTGGAGTTCCTGCACCGCGGCATGAACCTCCTGGCCTGGATGGCGCGACGGGGTCTTGTGCGCGACTGGTCACGCCACGCGACGCTGCTCAAGCGCGCCGCAGACCTGTTCAAGACGTGGGGTAGCGATGCGGGGGCGATGCATGTCCAGGTGCAAGGCCTGGACCGCACCGGGTCGAAGGTGACGCGGACCTGGCAGCTCGTCGCAACGGAAGGACACGGGCCGTTCGTGCCAACGCTTGCGGCCGCGGCGTTCGTCCGGAAAATTCAAGCCGGGGCGCTGCAGCCTGGCGCGTCCGCGTGTGTCGGCATACTGGACCTGGAGGACTTCATGCGCGAAATGCAAGGCCTTGCCATCCGCACGGAGGGGTTCGCTTGA
- a CDS encoding cupin domain-containing protein — translation MTRQPFVIQPSDYPRSLDVVGEHITVLASGAATGGYEIFLQEGPEGSGPPPHSHPWDESFYVTRGEIMFGMADEEKVAKAGTLVHLPGGTVHWFRFGKDGGQMISMTSREAASAMFEHIDREISAGAPDLPRLAAIAAEHETQLAG, via the coding sequence ATGACGCGCCAACCATTCGTCATCCAACCCTCCGACTATCCGCGATCGCTCGACGTCGTTGGCGAGCACATCACGGTCCTCGCCTCCGGCGCCGCGACGGGCGGCTACGAGATCTTCCTGCAGGAAGGACCGGAAGGCAGCGGGCCGCCACCTCACTCCCACCCTTGGGACGAGTCCTTCTACGTCACGCGCGGCGAAATCATGTTCGGCATGGCCGACGAGGAAAAGGTGGCGAAGGCGGGGACCCTGGTTCACCTGCCCGGCGGGACGGTGCACTGGTTCCGGTTCGGCAAGGACGGAGGCCAGATGATTTCCATGACCAGCCGAGAGGCCGCCTCGGCCATGTTCGAGCACATCGACCGGGAGATCTCGGCAGGTGCGCCCGATCTGCCACGGCTCGCCGCCATTGCCGCAGAGCACGAGACCCAGTTGGCAGGCTGA
- a CDS encoding hydroxyacid dehydrogenase, with translation MPSCLVVQPIHPSGIRKLEAAGIEVRRASCADMATVAQEITGCAAVITRNAGLDTAAITAASSLRVIANHGIGTNKIDVAHATGLSIPIVFTPFANAWSVAEHAVMLMLAVGKRLLPSDQAVRGGNWDYRYQPGLQELRGKTLGVVGFGTIGRMTAEIAGRGFGMQVVVHSPAADPAAITAAGARACASLHELLRTADVVSLHRPSRPDTRHLINAATLDVMKRSAILVNTARADLVDTAALAEALRRGGIAGAGIDVFDQEPVPAGQALLGLPNVVLTPHTAGSTDEALQETADQCADQIIEVLAGRRPPHLVNGAVWDARRLPT, from the coding sequence ATGCCTTCCTGCCTCGTCGTCCAACCCATTCACCCCAGCGGCATCCGCAAGCTCGAGGCCGCCGGTATCGAGGTGCGCCGCGCCTCCTGCGCCGACATGGCCACCGTCGCGCAGGAGATCACCGGCTGCGCCGCGGTCATCACGCGCAACGCCGGACTGGACACCGCCGCCATCACGGCGGCATCGTCCCTGCGCGTGATCGCCAACCACGGCATCGGCACCAACAAGATCGACGTCGCGCACGCCACCGGGCTGTCGATCCCGATCGTGTTCACGCCGTTCGCCAACGCCTGGTCGGTGGCCGAGCACGCCGTGATGCTGATGCTGGCGGTCGGCAAGCGGCTGCTGCCGTCCGACCAGGCGGTGCGCGGTGGCAACTGGGACTACCGCTACCAGCCGGGACTGCAGGAACTGCGCGGCAAGACGCTGGGCGTGGTGGGCTTCGGCACCATCGGCCGCATGACGGCGGAGATCGCGGGCCGCGGCTTCGGCATGCAGGTCGTGGTGCACTCGCCCGCGGCCGACCCGGCTGCCATCACTGCTGCCGGCGCGCGGGCCTGCGCGTCGCTGCATGAGCTGCTGCGGACGGCCGACGTGGTGTCGCTGCACCGGCCGTCGCGCCCCGACACGCGCCACCTCATCAACGCCGCGACGCTCGACGTCATGAAGCGCTCCGCGATCCTGGTGAACACCGCGCGCGCCGACCTGGTGGACACCGCGGCGCTGGCCGAGGCGCTGCGACGGGGCGGCATTGCCGGGGCAGGCATCGACGTGTTTGACCAGGAGCCGGTGCCGGCGGGCCAAGCCTTGCTGGGCCTGCCCAACGTGGTCCTCACGCCGCACACCGCGGGCAGCACCGACGAGGCGCTGCAGGAGACGGCTGACCAGTGCGCCGACCAGATCATCGAGGTGCTGGCCGGCCGGCGGCCGCCGCACCTGGTGAACGGCGCCGTGTGGGATGCTCGCCGCCTGCCGACCTGA
- a CDS encoding Zn-dependent hydrolase, giving the protein MTSVPGPDLELAAQLFEQLRRDSFDGRGVTRDAYGPGEQRAHELMARTARGLDLEVSYDAARNLYLTLRGRDRGAPCAMTGSHLDSVPCGGNFDGAAGVVAGLAVLAGWRRAGFVPQADVVVMGVRAEESTWFPFSYLGSKAAFGKVPRDVLQLRRSDTQRSFADHLAECGGDPARLGEAALVPSRIARFVELHIEQGPVLVEAGLPVGVVTGIRGSLRYRDARVLGEYAHSGAVPRGSRRDAVRAAALLVAAVDADWERMEGEGDDLVVTFGKFFTDPAQHAFSKVAGEAGLCVDVRSLDLPTLEKFDGLLQRRAAELAEAAHVRFELGPRTGSDPAAMDARIQDELTHCAAGRGIAAMSLASGAGHDAAVFAQMGIPTGMVFVRNDCGSHNPMEKMDLADFALGATLLGDVLALPAT; this is encoded by the coding sequence ATGACCTCGGTTCCCGGGCCCGACCTGGAACTGGCCGCGCAGCTGTTCGAGCAGCTGCGGCGGGACAGCTTCGACGGCCGGGGCGTCACGCGTGACGCCTACGGCCCTGGCGAACAGCGCGCACACGAGCTGATGGCGCGCACGGCGCGCGGGCTGGACCTGGAGGTCTCGTACGACGCCGCGCGCAACCTGTACCTCACGCTGCGCGGCCGGGACCGCGGCGCCCCCTGCGCGATGACCGGCTCGCACCTGGACTCCGTGCCCTGCGGTGGCAACTTCGACGGCGCCGCCGGCGTGGTGGCCGGCCTGGCCGTGCTGGCCGGCTGGCGACGCGCCGGCTTCGTGCCGCAGGCCGACGTGGTGGTGATGGGCGTGCGGGCCGAGGAGAGCACCTGGTTCCCGTTCTCCTACCTGGGCAGCAAGGCCGCCTTCGGCAAGGTCCCGCGCGACGTGCTTCAGCTGCGCCGCAGCGACACGCAGCGCAGCTTCGCCGACCACCTGGCGGAATGCGGCGGTGATCCCGCGCGCCTCGGTGAGGCCGCGCTGGTGCCCTCGCGCATCGCGCGCTTCGTCGAACTGCACATCGAACAGGGGCCGGTGCTGGTGGAGGCCGGCCTGCCCGTCGGCGTGGTCACCGGCATCCGCGGCAGCCTGCGCTACCGCGATGCGCGGGTGCTGGGCGAGTACGCCCACTCCGGCGCGGTGCCGCGAGGCAGCCGGCGCGACGCCGTGCGCGCCGCGGCGCTGCTGGTGGCGGCCGTCGACGCCGACTGGGAACGGATGGAAGGCGAGGGCGACGACCTTGTCGTGACCTTCGGCAAGTTCTTCACCGACCCCGCGCAGCACGCCTTCAGCAAGGTGGCGGGCGAGGCCGGCCTGTGCGTGGACGTGCGCAGCCTGGACTTGCCCACGCTGGAGAAGTTCGACGGCCTGCTGCAGCGCCGCGCCGCCGAACTGGCGGAGGCGGCCCACGTGCGCTTCGAGCTCGGCCCCCGCACCGGCTCCGACCCCGCTGCCATGGATGCTCGCATCCAGGACGAACTGACACACTGCGCCGCCGGCCGCGGCATTGCCGCCATGTCGCTGGCCAGCGGAGCCGGCCACGACGCCGCCGTGTTCGCGCAGATGGGCATCCCGACCGGGATGGTCTTCGTGCGCAACGACTGCGGCTCCCACAACCCCATGGAAAAGATGGACCTGGCCGACTTCGCGCTGGGTGCCACCCTGCTGGGCGACGTGCTCGCCCTGCCTGCCACCTGA